Proteins from one Niallia circulans genomic window:
- a CDS encoding DEAD/DEAH box helicase: MSGLLEGYYDKSIEKTKKLIIEDIERYLQEKDKLPSYEQYVRERGEFIQHIWLNTWINMAGSESSGREKKEYLEEKGIDTEGLTKKMIKQLFRQETRDVKPYDFEGWLDSLYARKEQEWQALYDNVRVKFLEWKENVEIRERTRKLNSKFAYYIEQILGEHYEDLYVYVRYLIGCHLEIEIEGNGIVLSSDDVSFEEYLYNELDMPYNQFYFVEDRTEAYEDMIAAYLDDFGPNWLKQHLPQHLLEEYQQVTNKPIHLTYLRDIAADYSQDIASDFFEDLLEERLEDLTKLIDIPFDLEQHRNIYTKDRTTREQREREEREEKRKRKEKEKKMLEDIFGSEYSPPAGRDIQYKLHVGETNTGKTFQAIQRMKEAASGLYLAPLRLLALEIYERLNGDGVPCSLITGEEEKLAEGGNHLSCTVEMFREKEFYEVVVIDEAQMLADKDRGFSWYRAITKANAKEVHIICSFHAKTIIMELLGDSDVEVKEYERETPLQVETASFKLNDTRKGDALVCFSRRGVLETASQVQKMGRQTSMIYGSMPPETRKKQMHRFINGETSVIVCTDAIGMGLNLPIKRVVFLENDKFDGTKRRTLTSQEVKQIAGRAGRRGLYEVGRVAFASDTKMMKGLLEKKDEEIHGFTIAPTSAVLKRFQKYSSSLSLFFYLWENFKNPEGTKKATLADEMLLYDIIKDTLVEARFSMDDLFAFLRLPFSANEPLLRAQWKAKMLAIVEDSELPEPVINNSSLEELELSYKSVGLHLLFLYKIGKTTEAHYWERIRGEISDLIHEQLKSGVKLRRNECQTCGKELPHRFKHKICNECFFIR; this comes from the coding sequence ATGAGCGGACTACTAGAGGGATATTACGACAAATCAATAGAAAAAACAAAGAAATTGATAATAGAGGATATAGAAAGATATTTGCAGGAAAAAGATAAACTTCCTTCCTATGAGCAATATGTGCGTGAAAGAGGAGAGTTTATTCAACATATATGGTTAAATACATGGATTAACATGGCTGGAAGTGAGTCATCAGGAAGAGAGAAAAAGGAATACCTTGAAGAAAAGGGCATAGATACAGAAGGTTTAACAAAGAAAATGATCAAGCAGCTGTTCAGGCAGGAAACAAGAGACGTAAAGCCTTATGATTTTGAAGGATGGCTTGACAGTCTTTATGCAAGGAAAGAGCAAGAATGGCAGGCTTTATATGATAATGTTAGGGTGAAGTTTCTTGAATGGAAAGAAAATGTAGAAATTCGTGAAAGAACCCGAAAGCTTAACAGTAAGTTTGCTTATTATATTGAGCAGATTTTAGGTGAACATTATGAGGATCTATATGTATATGTGCGTTATTTAATCGGATGTCATTTGGAGATAGAAATAGAGGGGAATGGCATTGTTTTATCATCAGATGACGTTTCGTTTGAGGAGTATTTATATAATGAGTTAGATATGCCTTATAATCAGTTTTATTTTGTGGAGGACAGGACAGAGGCATACGAAGATATGATTGCTGCTTACTTAGACGATTTTGGACCAAATTGGCTTAAGCAACATTTGCCGCAGCATTTGTTGGAGGAATATCAGCAGGTTACAAATAAGCCTATCCACTTAACCTATTTAAGAGATATCGCTGCAGATTATAGTCAGGATATTGCTTCAGACTTTTTCGAGGATCTTCTTGAGGAAAGGCTTGAGGACCTTACAAAATTAATCGATATTCCCTTTGATTTAGAACAGCATCGAAATATTTATACAAAAGACAGGACGACGAGAGAGCAGCGCGAACGAGAGGAAAGAGAAGAGAAAAGAAAGCGCAAAGAGAAGGAAAAAAAGATGCTCGAGGATATATTCGGGTCGGAATATAGTCCACCTGCTGGCCGAGACATTCAATATAAGCTGCATGTTGGTGAAACAAATACAGGAAAAACCTTTCAAGCTATACAAAGGATGAAGGAAGCGGCAAGCGGCCTGTATCTTGCACCATTGAGATTATTAGCACTGGAAATATATGAGAGACTCAACGGTGATGGCGTGCCTTGTTCTTTAATTACAGGAGAAGAGGAAAAGCTTGCAGAGGGCGGAAACCACCTTTCCTGTACAGTCGAAATGTTTCGCGAGAAGGAGTTTTATGAAGTAGTTGTCATTGATGAGGCCCAAATGCTTGCTGATAAGGACAGGGGCTTTTCTTGGTACAGAGCAATTACTAAGGCTAATGCAAAGGAAGTTCATATTATCTGCAGCTTTCATGCGAAAACGATAATAATGGAACTGTTAGGCGATTCTGATGTTGAAGTGAAGGAGTATGAAAGGGAAACGCCATTACAGGTAGAAACAGCGTCATTTAAGTTAAATGACACGCGAAAAGGTGATGCCCTTGTCTGCTTCTCAAGAAGAGGTGTACTTGAAACCGCATCACAGGTTCAAAAGATGGGAAGACAGACGAGTATGATTTATGGAAGCATGCCGCCTGAAACGAGAAAAAAACAGATGCATCGCTTTATCAATGGAGAAACGTCTGTTATTGTTTGTACGGATGCAATTGGGATGGGCTTAAATCTTCCGATCAAACGGGTAGTTTTTTTGGAAAATGATAAATTTGATGGCACGAAACGGAGAACCCTTACTTCTCAAGAGGTTAAACAAATTGCAGGAAGGGCAGGCAGAAGAGGTCTATATGAAGTAGGAAGAGTAGCCTTTGCGAGTGACACTAAGATGATGAAGGGCTTGCTGGAGAAAAAAGACGAGGAAATCCATGGCTTCACAATCGCTCCTACCTCTGCAGTATTAAAAAGATTTCAAAAGTATTCAAGCAGTCTAAGCTTATTTTTCTATTTATGGGAGAACTTTAAAAATCCAGAAGGAACGAAAAAGGCAACCTTAGCAGATGAAATGCTATTATACGATATAATCAAGGATACTTTGGTGGAAGCTAGGTTTTCAATGGACGATCTATTTGCCTTTCTGCGGCTTCCATTTTCTGCGAATGAGCCTTTATTAAGAGCACAGTGGAAAGCGAAGATGCTGGCTATTGTGGAAGATAGTGAATTGCCAGAGCCGGTCATTAATAATTCCAGTTTAGAGGAATTGGAATTGTCCTACAAATCAGTTGGTCTTCATTTGCTCTTTTTATATAAGATAGGAAAAACAACGGAAGCCCATTATTGGGAAAGAATTCGGGGCGAGATAAGCGATCTTATCCATGAGCAATTAAAATCCGGGGTGAAATTGCGCCGTAATGAATGTCAAACTTGCGGGAAGGAGCTCCCGCATCGCTTTAAGCATAAGATATGTAATGAGTGTTTTTTCATAAGATAA
- a CDS encoding flavin-containing monooxygenase: MSLEALNERVKTDLSYINFGGTDWIQPRSHEDGHVYDAIIVGGGQSGLGIAFGLLKERISNILIIDENPEGYEGPWDTYARMVTLRTPKHLTSIDLGIPSLTFRAWWEAQVGLQGWEQLDKIPRGSWMDYLRWYRNILNLPVINNTKLQHIKPLNEGLHCLHVCKNGAVKEKLLARKVILATGIQGGGEWHVPHFISESLPKSLYSHTSESIDFNKLKGKKLAILGGGASAFDNANYALSKGASEVHVFVRRKELPRINPIRQMEVSGMIERFPAFSDEEKYASMAHFFKHNQPPTNDIFERASNWPGFRLHLGAPWLHVEEDQGCASVTTPHGKDSFDFLIVSTGLITDPALRPELKSVEKYIARWKDYYKAPDDIANSVIDAHPYLSNGFSFISKDKAGEAILYGLFSFNYSALISCGLAASALSGMRYGIPRIVTAIADQLFLDDRSEKLHDFISYHVEEFVGEWPRKESASALK; encoded by the coding sequence ATGAGCTTAGAGGCTTTAAATGAACGAGTGAAAACAGACCTATCATATATAAACTTTGGCGGAACAGATTGGATACAACCTCGTTCTCATGAAGACGGGCATGTATATGATGCCATCATTGTTGGCGGTGGACAATCTGGCTTAGGAATCGCATTTGGTCTGTTGAAAGAACGTATCAGCAATATCCTTATCATTGATGAAAATCCAGAGGGCTATGAAGGACCTTGGGATACTTATGCAAGAATGGTTACATTGCGTACACCTAAACATCTGACATCAATAGACCTTGGTATTCCTTCCTTAACCTTCCGTGCTTGGTGGGAAGCACAGGTTGGATTACAAGGATGGGAGCAGCTTGATAAGATACCACGAGGAAGCTGGATGGATTACTTACGTTGGTATCGTAATATTTTAAATTTGCCTGTCATTAATAACACAAAGCTTCAGCACATTAAACCACTTAACGAAGGTCTTCATTGTCTTCATGTTTGTAAAAACGGAGCTGTTAAAGAAAAGCTTTTAGCACGAAAAGTTATCCTTGCAACAGGAATTCAAGGAGGCGGTGAATGGCATGTTCCCCATTTCATTTCGGAGTCTTTACCGAAAAGCCTTTACTCCCATACTTCAGAATCCATTGATTTCAATAAGCTCAAAGGAAAAAAACTCGCAATTTTAGGTGGAGGGGCATCAGCCTTTGATAATGCTAACTATGCCCTTTCAAAAGGGGCAAGTGAGGTACATGTATTCGTTCGCAGAAAGGAGCTGCCCCGCATTAATCCGATTAGACAAATGGAAGTGTCAGGCATGATTGAACGCTTTCCCGCCTTTTCTGATGAAGAAAAATATGCAAGTATGGCACATTTCTTCAAACATAATCAACCTCCTACCAATGACATTTTTGAAAGAGCTAGTAATTGGCCCGGCTTTCGTCTTCATTTAGGTGCTCCTTGGCTCCATGTTGAAGAAGACCAAGGATGTGCTAGTGTAACTACCCCTCATGGTAAGGACAGTTTTGACTTCTTAATAGTTAGTACTGGATTAATCACTGATCCTGCTCTACGGCCTGAGCTGAAATCAGTAGAAAAGTATATCGCTCGCTGGAAGGATTACTACAAAGCACCTGATGATATTGCAAATTCAGTGATTGATGCGCATCCTTATCTTTCTAACGGTTTTTCCTTTATCAGTAAGGACAAAGCTGGTGAAGCAATACTTTACGGTCTTTTTTCTTTTAATTATTCTGCTCTCATCAGCTGTGGTTTAGCCGCATCCGCTCTTTCTGGCATGCGCTATGGCATACCAAGAATTGTCACAGCTATAGCAGATCAGTTATTTTTAGATGACCGAAGTGAGAAGCTCCATGATTTCATATCCTATCATGTAGAAGAATTTGTAGGGGAATGGCCGAGAAAAGAGTCTGCCTCTGCATTGAAATAA
- a CDS encoding YxcD family protein produces the protein MEKLIIPEQDIINAICVYISRKKQVRPDEVEVELMYDDDYGFSAESYVNGRKQVLIAQNIIEALRLWMEEYMNIDPYIGIKLVLDDEEGIIAVTR, from the coding sequence TTGGAGAAGCTGATTATTCCAGAGCAGGATATAATAAATGCAATCTGTGTATATATCTCAAGAAAAAAACAAGTCCGTCCAGATGAGGTCGAAGTGGAGTTAATGTATGATGATGATTATGGCTTCTCAGCAGAGTCCTATGTTAATGGACGAAAACAAGTACTGATTGCCCAAAACATCATTGAAGCATTACGATTATGGATGGAAGAATATATGAATATTGATCCTTACATTGGCATTAAATTGGTGCTTGATGATGAGGAAGGGATTATTGCTGTAACAAGATAA
- a CDS encoding PTS transporter subunit IIC — MKDFFNKLLTGISIGIVVSLIPNALLGEILKLLIPYMPFLQHVYDITAFVMSLLPVLIGVMVGISFKLTSIQTASVGIAAMVGSGVVQKTADGLFTLNGIGVVINTGLTAALTVIFVRLVGDRLKAYAILLLPTLSILIPGMAGYLILPYIKNTTGLIGVGVQHVTTLQPVLMGAVIAVIFCVIILSPVSTVGLATVISLSGIGSGAANLGIVAAGVGLAIASYKANALGTALAHVLGSPKIQMRNFFMKPKILVPMLITAAVLGALAGFLNIQGTPYSAGFGLSGLVGPLNYMHLADGGWTSKNITIMIGVFFIIPIFLNIALIYLFAKKLKLIKADDYKLHFD; from the coding sequence ATGAAAGATTTTTTCAATAAATTATTGACCGGCATCAGTATTGGGATTGTTGTTTCACTTATACCAAATGCATTATTAGGAGAGATTTTAAAGCTCTTAATACCATATATGCCATTCCTTCAGCATGTTTATGATATTACCGCATTCGTTATGAGCCTACTGCCTGTGCTTATCGGTGTTATGGTTGGTATTTCCTTTAAACTAACATCCATTCAAACAGCAAGTGTCGGGATTGCCGCAATGGTCGGCAGCGGTGTCGTGCAAAAGACAGCTGATGGATTATTTACCTTAAACGGAATCGGGGTTGTTATTAACACAGGACTGACGGCTGCTTTAACTGTTATTTTTGTCCGCCTAGTGGGTGACAGATTAAAAGCTTACGCCATCCTGCTTCTCCCAACTTTGAGCATTTTAATCCCAGGCATGGCTGGTTATCTCATACTGCCATACATAAAAAACACAACAGGACTTATCGGTGTTGGTGTCCAGCATGTCACAACCCTCCAGCCAGTCCTAATGGGCGCTGTCATTGCTGTCATCTTTTGTGTTATCATACTGTCGCCAGTATCGACAGTTGGACTTGCGACAGTCATCTCTTTATCCGGTATTGGTTCGGGTGCTGCTAATCTTGGAATTGTTGCAGCAGGCGTTGGTCTTGCTATTGCAAGCTACAAAGCGAATGCACTGGGAACGGCACTCGCTCATGTGCTTGGCTCGCCCAAAATTCAGATGAGAAACTTCTTTATGAAACCAAAAATATTGGTGCCAATGCTCATCACTGCCGCAGTATTAGGCGCACTTGCAGGTTTCCTTAATATTCAAGGAACACCATACAGTGCAGGATTTGGACTATCCGGACTAGTAGGTCCTCTAAATTATATGCACCTTGCTGATGGCGGCTGGACCTCCAAAAACATTACCATTATGATCGGCGTATTTTTTATCATTCCAATCTTTCTTAATATCGCTCTTATCTATTTATTTGCAAAAAAGCTGAAGCTTATTAAAGCAGATGACTATAAACTTCATTTTGATTAA
- a CDS encoding sensor histidine kinase — protein sequence MNSYKDFNVKVYYGVIAFIIMFMVSGMVASFFMETAGLRFGNYLNAVEVVLLSGLLLLYPKISGWWLNFLIIIVGTAYFYTIFYVYPDTWSSFIFVCFIPAISILFFDKQLFIFSIVMNICLYFLGYAYILFMDKAETFGLLGVNVPGNVINFLGSQAILYCIFLLTYERIKKQQLYYKQLQQSERLKTTGQLAAAVAHEIRNPLTVVKGFLQLYQQEEKMDEGSKRNYSLMIDELNTAEHVLSQFLMLAKPDNDIKLEKVEVESLLQSVTDLVKSYGILRDNNIFLHHVEKDCYILVNIIEFKQLMINLLKNAMEASPYGEPIFIESEIQKDMVEIKVTDHGCGMSEEEVQSLGTPFYSLKSKGTGLGMMICFNIVEKYNGKINIESKKGEGTAVKIQFPIVKNP from the coding sequence ATGAATTCATATAAGGATTTTAATGTAAAGGTTTATTATGGAGTTATAGCTTTTATCATCATGTTCATGGTTTCAGGAATGGTTGCAAGCTTCTTCATGGAAACAGCAGGGCTGCGTTTCGGGAATTATCTTAATGCGGTGGAAGTTGTTCTATTATCTGGGCTTTTGCTGTTGTATCCAAAGATTTCCGGATGGTGGCTTAATTTCTTGATCATCATTGTAGGAACTGCCTATTTTTATACAATTTTTTATGTGTATCCTGACACATGGTCTTCATTTATATTTGTGTGTTTTATACCAGCTATTTCTATTCTGTTTTTTGATAAACAGCTGTTCATATTTTCCATAGTAATGAATATTTGTCTTTACTTTTTAGGCTATGCCTATATTCTATTTATGGACAAGGCAGAGACGTTTGGGCTGTTAGGGGTTAATGTGCCAGGTAATGTTATTAACTTTTTAGGGAGCCAAGCAATTTTATATTGTATCTTTTTATTGACATATGAACGGATTAAGAAGCAGCAATTATATTATAAGCAGCTGCAGCAATCGGAAAGGCTTAAGACTACAGGTCAATTGGCAGCAGCAGTTGCCCATGAAATCAGAAACCCATTAACTGTCGTTAAAGGCTTCCTGCAGCTATACCAGCAGGAGGAAAAAATGGATGAAGGTTCAAAGCGTAATTACAGTCTGATGATTGACGAGTTGAATACAGCGGAGCACGTCCTTTCACAGTTCCTTATGCTGGCAAAGCCAGATAATGATATAAAATTGGAAAAGGTCGAAGTAGAATCCTTGCTTCAAAGTGTGACAGACCTTGTGAAATCCTATGGGATTCTCCGGGATAACAATATCTTTCTTCATCACGTAGAGAAGGATTGCTACATTCTTGTTAATATAATTGAGTTTAAACAGCTTATGATTAATTTATTGAAAAATGCGATGGAGGCATCGCCATATGGTGAGCCGATCTTCATTGAATCAGAAATTCAAAAGGATATGGTGGAAATAAAGGTGACTGATCATGGCTGTGGAATGTCAGAGGAGGAAGTCCAATCATTAGGAACACCATTTTATTCTTTAAAAAGCAAAGGGACAGGCTTGGGCATGATGATATGCTTCAATATTGTGGAGAAATATAACGGCAAAATTAACATAGAAAGTAAAAAAGGGGAAGGAACAGCTGTGAAGATACAGTTTCCGATTGTGAAGAACCCTTAA
- a CDS encoding 5-methyltetrahydropteroyltriglutamate--homocysteine S-methyltransferase, whose translation MTNLLNNGPFRADHVGSLLRPESLHNARREYKEGTITKDELRAVETAEIKRIVDKQIEVGLKAVTDGEFRRTWWHLDFLEHLNGIEGYVPETGYKFDGVETERYNIRNNGRISFNPSHPFIEDFKVFNEIVGDRAVAKQTIPSPNQLFYSTIRDESIYPNLEDFTQDVIQAYRDAIKAFYDAGVRYLQLDDVYIARLSSPEHVFNDGEYSREHWIDLALFVINSILEDKPEDLIVTTHLCRGNYQSTWAFEGSYSLIAPTLLAKEKVDGFFLEYDDERSGDFKPLEHIPHGGAKVVLGVVTSKFGELEDKQALKSRILGAANHVPLEQLCLSPQCGFASTHHGNKLTEEQQWEKLKLVVEVAEELWNAKEPVTK comes from the coding sequence ATGACTAACCTACTTAACAATGGACCATTCAGAGCAGATCACGTTGGCAGCCTATTACGACCTGAAAGTTTACATAATGCAAGACGAGAATATAAAGAGGGTACAATTACAAAAGATGAACTTCGCGCTGTTGAAACAGCGGAAATTAAGAGAATTGTTGATAAACAAATTGAAGTTGGTCTGAAAGCTGTCACAGACGGAGAATTCAGACGTACATGGTGGCATCTAGACTTTCTGGAGCACTTGAACGGAATTGAGGGCTATGTACCTGAGACTGGTTACAAGTTTGATGGCGTGGAAACAGAAAGATACAATATTCGTAACAACGGAAGAATTTCTTTTAATCCAAGTCATCCATTTATAGAGGATTTTAAAGTTTTTAATGAAATTGTTGGAGACCGTGCTGTTGCAAAACAAACCATTCCAAGCCCAAACCAGCTTTTCTACAGCACAATCCGTGATGAGTCCATTTATCCGAATCTGGAAGACTTCACGCAGGATGTCATCCAAGCTTATCGTGATGCTATTAAAGCATTTTATGATGCTGGCGTTCGCTATTTGCAATTGGATGATGTATATATTGCCAGACTTTCTTCTCCTGAACATGTATTCAATGATGGCGAATACAGCAGAGAACATTGGATTGACTTAGCACTTTTCGTTATTAACAGCATTCTTGAGGATAAACCAGAAGATCTTATTGTTACAACACATTTATGCAGAGGTAATTACCAGTCTACATGGGCTTTTGAGGGTAGCTATTCATTAATCGCACCAACTCTGCTTGCGAAAGAGAAAGTGGACGGCTTCTTCCTTGAATACGATGATGAGCGCTCAGGCGACTTTAAACCACTTGAACATATTCCCCATGGCGGAGCAAAGGTAGTTTTAGGTGTTGTTACATCCAAATTCGGCGAGCTCGAAGATAAACAAGCATTAAAATCACGGATTCTCGGTGCAGCGAACCACGTGCCTTTAGAGCAGCTTTGCTTAAGTCCGCAATGTGGTTTTGCTTCCACACATCACGGAAACAAACTGACAGAGGAACAGCAATGGGAAAAACTAAAATTAGTCGTAGAAGTGGCAGAAGAGTTATGGAATGCGAAAGAACCTGTTACAAAATAA
- a CDS encoding FecCD family ABC transporter permease, translating to MISTALLKKQKWTIAVLAVLIFLTIGISLTVGSAAFAPSRLLPTLFGNGSFTEEFILYSVRLPRIIVTLLAGIALSLSGAILQGITRNDLADPGIIGINAGAGVAVAIFFLFFPIDAGSFIYMIPVCAFIGAVGSALLIYVFSYDKNLGFQPTRLVLVGVGFSMALSGIMVVLINSAEREKVEFISKWLAGNVWGTDWPYIIAMLPWLIICIPFTLYKANKLDVLTFSEPVAVGIGASIQKERISLAIVAVAMAAAAVSATGSISFIGLMGPHIAKALVGPRHKLYLPIALLVGGLFLLAADTIGKNILDPDGIPAGIMAAIIGAPYFMYLLFKKK from the coding sequence ATGATATCAACTGCTTTACTAAAAAAACAAAAATGGACTATCGCAGTGCTGGCGGTGCTTATTTTCTTAACAATAGGAATCAGCTTGACTGTTGGATCTGCTGCTTTCGCGCCATCCCGGCTTCTGCCAACCTTATTTGGTAATGGTTCGTTCACAGAGGAATTTATTCTTTATTCTGTCAGACTTCCGAGAATCATTGTTACACTTTTGGCAGGTATTGCTCTTTCACTGTCTGGAGCAATCCTGCAGGGAATCACGAGAAATGATTTGGCAGACCCAGGTATCATTGGCATAAATGCTGGGGCTGGTGTAGCTGTTGCTATCTTCTTCTTGTTTTTCCCGATTGATGCTGGATCATTTATTTATATGATTCCTGTTTGTGCGTTTATCGGTGCTGTTGGTTCAGCTCTGCTTATTTATGTTTTTTCCTATGATAAAAATCTCGGCTTCCAGCCAACTCGCCTTGTGTTAGTTGGTGTCGGCTTTTCCATGGCTTTATCAGGAATCATGGTAGTTCTTATCAACTCTGCCGAAAGAGAGAAGGTAGAATTTATTTCGAAATGGCTTGCAGGCAATGTGTGGGGCACAGACTGGCCATATATTATTGCCATGCTGCCATGGTTAATCATATGCATTCCCTTTACTTTATACAAAGCAAATAAGCTCGATGTTCTTACTTTCAGCGAACCTGTTGCAGTCGGTATTGGTGCATCTATTCAAAAGGAAAGAATTAGTTTAGCCATTGTTGCAGTCGCTATGGCTGCCGCTGCAGTTTCAGCAACTGGAAGCATCTCTTTTATCGGACTGATGGGACCTCATATTGCTAAAGCATTGGTTGGACCGAGGCATAAGCTTTATTTACCTATAGCACTCCTAGTAGGAGGTTTGTTCTTGCTTGCGGCAGACACAATCGGCAAGAATATTCTTGATCCTGACGGAATTCCGGCAGGAATTATGGCAGCTATAATTGGAGCACCATATTTTATGTATCTGCTATTTAAGAAAAAATAA
- a CDS encoding FecCD family ABC transporter permease, which translates to MTKSISFVWKLIIGISLLLIAFIVSMVFGAADTSLKDLWIALTSEHANQNSSILREIRLPREIAAIAVGAALAVSGAIMQGITKNPLADPGLLGLTAGANFALALSMALIPSLNYFSIMLICFVGAAIGTILVVGIGMLRKGGNSPLKLVLAGSAVTAFLTAIAEGISLFFHINKNVSMWTSGGLIGTSWGQLKVILPAIIIGIIISFLLSRQVTILSLSEDVAVGLGQKTALVKTLLFIVITILAGAAVALVGNMAFIGLMVPHMVRWAAGTDYRFLLPITAIAGGIFMLLADTVARTLNAPYETPVAAIISILGLPFFLLIIKKGGNKFA; encoded by the coding sequence ATGACCAAATCTATTTCTTTTGTATGGAAATTAATAATAGGTATTTCTCTTTTGCTTATAGCATTTATTGTCTCCATGGTTTTTGGAGCTGCTGATACATCATTAAAAGACTTATGGATTGCTCTGACTTCAGAACATGCCAATCAAAACAGCAGTATTTTACGGGAGATTCGTCTTCCTAGGGAAATTGCCGCAATAGCGGTTGGTGCCGCTTTAGCTGTATCAGGTGCAATTATGCAGGGCATAACGAAGAACCCGCTTGCTGATCCTGGTTTGCTTGGACTAACTGCAGGCGCAAATTTTGCACTGGCACTGTCTATGGCACTTATCCCTTCGTTAAATTATTTCAGCATAATGTTAATTTGTTTTGTCGGTGCTGCTATCGGTACCATTTTAGTTGTTGGCATTGGGATGCTTCGAAAGGGAGGCAACTCCCCGCTGAAGCTTGTGCTGGCAGGGTCTGCCGTAACGGCCTTCCTCACAGCTATCGCTGAAGGAATAAGCCTGTTTTTTCACATTAACAAAAATGTGTCTATGTGGACATCCGGCGGACTTATTGGAACATCTTGGGGACAATTAAAAGTAATTCTTCCAGCTATTATAATTGGAATTATTATTTCCTTCCTCCTTTCACGCCAAGTTACTATCTTGAGTTTAAGTGAAGATGTTGCTGTCGGGCTCGGACAGAAAACTGCTCTAGTCAAAACATTACTTTTCATCGTTATTACTATTCTTGCTGGAGCTGCTGTGGCATTAGTCGGAAATATGGCATTCATTGGGCTGATGGTGCCGCATATGGTCCGTTGGGCTGCGGGAACAGATTACCGCTTCCTCCTTCCTATAACAGCTATTGCCGGCGGGATATTCATGCTGTTAGCAGATACTGTTGCCAGAACACTGAATGCTCCATATGAAACGCCTGTAGCAGCAATAATCAGTATTTTAGGTTTGCCTTTCTTTTTATTAATCATTAAAAAAGGAGGGAATAAATTCGCATGA
- a CDS encoding iron-hydroxamate ABC transporter substrate-binding protein produces MKKFFMPMILILLLLVSACGNNAAETSSNDKETDKKSETITYQSENGPVEVPADPQRVVVLSSFAGSVMSLGVNVVGVDSWSKLNPRFDSKLKDVAEVSDENLEKIIELKPDLIIGLSTIKNADKLKEIAPTVTFTYGKVDYLTQHLEIGKVLNKEKVAQAWIDDFEQRAETAGTEIKAKIGEDATVSVIENFNKQMYVFGDNWGRGTEILYQAMKLKMPEKVKEMALNDGYYALSTEVLPEYVGDYLIISEYADQDNSYQETDSYKNIPAVKNNHVFTANANEFYFNDPLTLDYQLEFFKEHFLAN; encoded by the coding sequence ATGAAGAAGTTCTTTATGCCAATGATTCTAATCTTGTTGCTACTAGTTAGTGCTTGCGGAAATAACGCTGCTGAAACAAGCAGTAATGATAAAGAAACGGACAAGAAATCAGAAACGATCACTTACCAATCAGAAAATGGCCCTGTCGAGGTTCCTGCAGACCCGCAGCGTGTTGTTGTATTATCTTCCTTTGCGGGCAGCGTAATGTCATTAGGAGTTAATGTTGTCGGCGTCGATTCGTGGTCAAAGCTTAACCCAAGATTTGATTCCAAGTTAAAAGATGTGGCAGAAGTATCAGATGAGAATCTGGAAAAGATAATCGAATTGAAGCCAGACTTAATAATTGGATTATCAACTATAAAAAACGCTGATAAATTAAAAGAAATAGCGCCAACTGTTACCTTTACATATGGAAAGGTAGACTATTTAACACAGCATCTTGAAATCGGAAAGGTGCTAAATAAAGAAAAAGTAGCGCAAGCTTGGATTGACGATTTCGAGCAACGAGCTGAAACAGCTGGAACAGAAATAAAGGCAAAAATAGGAGAAGATGCAACTGTCTCTGTCATCGAGAACTTCAATAAGCAAATGTATGTATTCGGCGACAATTGGGGTCGTGGAACAGAAATCCTCTATCAAGCAATGAAGCTGAAAATGCCGGAAAAAGTAAAAGAAATGGCACTTAATGATGGTTATTATGCTTTATCAACAGAAGTACTGCCTGAATATGTTGGAGATTACTTGATTATTAGTGAATACGCAGACCAAGATAACTCCTATCAGGAAACAGACTCCTATAAAAATATACCAGCAGTTAAAAACAATCATGTGTTTACAGCAAATGCAAATGAATTCTACTTTAATGATCCGCTAACATTGGATTATCAATTGGAATTCTTTAAAGAGCATTTTCTAGCAAACTAA